From one Humulus lupulus chromosome 8, drHumLupu1.1, whole genome shotgun sequence genomic stretch:
- the LOC133795614 gene encoding glutathione S-transferase T3-like translates to MVSRNYRPSMEKSSIDLNRETSSTSISETQPEHSVEGLENVVLHNEDESRHKCKVSWSKEATILLISGWLNTSKDAIVGNDQTSTHFWARIADYFNTNQKGEQARTGRQCKDHWNKMNQKVARFNGCYKRVQLAHHSGWSDEQILDNAHQLYKSENNNSNFLLVDCWRLLKDEPKWNTMYQTKGGKRTKVSDTGAFTSSSNADISDDEVREVCPTGQKAAKRKVKEKKDTHARFIEISERKASALEKLVAIKEKEAEDNRMKKYMDYLIMDTIIS, encoded by the exons ATGGTTTCAAGAAATTATAGGCCAAGTATGGAAAAGTCTAGTATTGATTTGAATCGTGAAACATCATCGACATCTATCTCTGAAACCCAACCTGAACATAGTGTTGAAGGGTTGGAAAATGTAGTTCTACACAATGAAGATGAATCAAGGCATAAATGTAAAGTCAGCTGGAGCAAGGAAGCCACTATACTTCTGATAAGTGGATGGCTTAATACATCTAAGGATGCCATTGTGGGGAATGACCAAACTTCTACACATTTCTGGGCTCGAATCGCAGATTACTTCAACACCAACCAAAAAGGTGAGCAAGCAAGGACTGGAAGGCAATGTAAAGACCATTGGAACAAGATGAATCAAAAGGTGGCGCGATTCAATGGATGTTATAAACGAGTTCAATTAGCACATCACAGTGGTTGGTCTGATGAGCAAATTCTTGATAATGCACATCAATTGTACAAATCTGAAAATAACAACTCAAATTTTCTACTTGTGGATTGTTGGAGATTGCTAAAGGATGAGCCGAAATGGAATACAATGTACCAAACAAAAGGTGGTAAGAGAACAAAGGTGTCAGATACAGGGGCatttacttcttcttccaatgcagaCATCAGTGATGATGAAGTACGTGAAGTGTGCCCTACTGGCCAAAAGGCAGCAAAGAGAAAAGTGAAGGAAAAAAAAGACACACATGCTAGATTTATAGAGATTAGTGAACGGAAAGCATCTGCATTGGAGAAATTGGTGGCGATAAAAGAGAAAGAGGCAGAAGATAATAGGATGAAAAAATACATGGATTATCTCATCATGGACAC aataatatcctga
- the LOC133793880 gene encoding uncharacterized protein LOC133793880, whose product MDSPNSPNPYDNMSLEDIIIAECTDDHDDQYFKALMDGGSSTRQGRKRANIDRGHVEGHQRLFDDYFSDELVYTEYQFRRRFRMRRHVFLRIVQALENHSEYFHTRFDAVGRRGLSPLQKCTAAMRMLAYGAPADYVDEYVQIGETTAIECLVNFVRGVNDIFGTEYLRRPNAGDIRRLLQIGEVRGFPGMLRSIDCMHWEWKNCPVAWKGQFTRGDHGRLTIMLEAVASQDLWIWHAFFGVPGSNNDLNVLNQSPLFIEILQGQAPRVEFTINGTQYNKGYYLADGIYPEWGTFVKTIPLPQGQKRKLFAQCQEAVRKDVERAFGVFQSRFAIVRGPARFWQRDVLKDIMYACIILHNIIVEDERDAYESLVDFNYDDGPTNTPTVEVLHGPISDFPTMLQRNAEIRDRNIHRNLQADLVEHIWSKFGNHFN is encoded by the coding sequence ATGGATTCGCCAAATTCTCCAAATCCATACGACAATATGAGTCTAGAGGATATCATAATTGCAGAGTGTACTGACGATCATGATGATCAATATTTCAAAGCGCTCATGGATGGGGGTAGCTCAACAAGACAAGGAAGAAAGAGAGCCAACATTGATAGAGGTCATGTAGAAGGACACCAACGTTTGTTCGATGACTACTTTTCTGATGAACTGGTGTATACAGAATATCAATTTCGAAGAAGATTTAGAATGCGTAGACATGTATTCCTACGCATAGTGCAAGCTCTAGAAAATCATTCAGAGTATTTCCATACGAGGTTTGATGCAGTCGGTAGAAGGGGGCTTTCGCCATTACAAAAGTGCACCGCTGCTATGCGAATGTTGGCATATGGAGCGCCTGCCGattatgttgatgagtatgttcaAATTGGTGAAACTACTGCTATTGAATGTCTAGTCAATTTCGTTCGAGGAGTGAATGATATTTTTGGGACCGAATATTTAAGACGGCCCAATGCTGGGGACATTCGTCGCTTACTTCAAATAGGGGAGGTGCGTGGTTTTCCAGGCATGTTGAGAAGCATTGATTGTATGCACTGGGAATGGAAAAATTGCCCAGTTGCATGGAAAGGACAATTCACGCGAGGTGATCACGGCAGGCTAACAATCATGCTCGAAGCAGTTGCATCACAAGATCTTTGGATATGGCATGCATTTTTTGGTGTTCCGGGATCCAATAATGATCTGAACGTGTTAAATCAATCCCCATTATTCATTGAAATCTTACAAGGGCAAGCTCCAAGAGTTGAGTTTACAATAAATGGCACACAATACAACAAGGGGTACTATCTAGCAGATGGTATCTATCCAGAGTGGGGTACATTTGTTAAAACTATCCCACTACCTCAAGGAcagaaaagaaaattatttgctCAATGCCAAGAAGCGGTACGTAAAGATGTTGAGCGAGCATTTGGAGTATTTCAATCTCGTTTTGCTATTGTACGAGGACCTGCACGTTTTTGGCAAAGAGATGTTCTCAAAGATATTATGTATGCATGTATCATATTGCACAATATTATTGTCGAGGATGAAAGAGATGCATATGAGAGTTTGGttgattttaattatgatgaCGGCCCTACAAACACCCCAACAGTTGAAGTATTGCATGGACCTATTTCCGACTTCCCGACAATGCTGCAAAGAAATGCTGAAATTCGTGATAGAAATATTCATCGCAATCTTCAAGCAGACTTGGTGGAACACATATGGTCAAAATTTGGAAatcattttaattag